AAACTTAAAGCTTAGGCTACACAACTTGCATTTTCTCAAACCATACTTAAAAGAACATATAAACACGCAAAATTTAAATGCGAATTTAAGCCTAAATGCAAAGACAAGCTTTGATAAATTTATAAAAACAAAAGCAGACCTTGCCATAAATAATTTTTCTATAAATGATGAGAAAAACGAGCTTTTAGGTTCGTTCAAAAGCCTTACGGGGCATATAAATTTCCAAGAAAACAACCTTTTTATATCAAATATCAAACTAGAAAATCCTAATCTTAAATTAGCAATTTCAAAGCAAAAAGAGCTAAATATCTTAAATCTCATCAAAACAAAAGATGCAAAGCAAACTAGCAATGATAATCCAGCTTTAAACATAAATTTAAAAAACATCAATATAAAAAATGGTTCTTTGGAGTTTAAAGATGAAAGCTTACCTATAGTTTTTGATACAAATATAACTAAAATTTCAACAACCATAAACGAGATATCAAACAACAAGACTAGCAATATCGCACTTCACGGAGTTGTTGCAAACTACGGATTTAGCGAGATCTTGGTCACCACTATGCCTTTTAACCCTACTTCTAATACAGATCTTATATTGCGATTTAAAAATATAAATTTGAAAAACATTACGCCATATTCGGTCAAATTTTTAGGATATGAGATAGATGATGGCAGACTAAACGTAAATCTAAACTATAAGATAAAAAATTCCATTTTAAATGCCTCAAACTCACTAAATTTCGATAACCTTACTCTAGGACGCGAAATTCCTAGCAAAGACGCCGTAAGTCTTCCTTTAAAGTTAGCCATATCCATACTAAGGGACTCAAACAACCAAATAGACATCAATCTACCTATCAATGGCGATCTAAACAGCCCTGAGTTTAGCTATGCAAGTATAGTATGGAAAGCTATTTTTCAGCTATTTAGCGATATAGTTACTAGCCCGTTTAGATTTATAGGAAACGCACTTAACATAAGCGTAGATGAGCTTAGCAGTATAGACTTTGCTCCTGGAAGTGCATTTTTACTAGAGACAAGCGAAAATAAAATCAAAAAATTAGCAGATATCGCTCAGAAAAAACCAGATATCGTATTTACTTTATCACCTACATACAGCACTAAAACAGACACTTACGCCATAGCAAGTAGAGCCGTACAAAGAGAGATAGCCCTAGCTATGAATACTAAAGATCTAAACTATGAAAATGCTACAAAAATGCTCTTTAGACAAAAAATAAACAACGAAAACTTTGTAAATGCCGATGTTGCCATAGAAAAGCTCATAAATTTGACAAAAGTCTCAGAAAACAAGATCTTAAATATAGCAGCAAAAAGAGTGGAAAATCTACGTAAAAGATTGCTAGAAAGCGGTGTAGATGAAAGTCAGATAGAAGTCCTTGATATCACTGATGCTAACGGAGCTAAAAAAGATAAAAAAGTATCTATGAAAATAAATATAAAAACAAAGTGAAAAAATCGTTTTGGTTACGCAATGACATATGATTTAAAGCACTTTAAAGGCGCTTTAAATCTTTTTAAAATTATTTTACTAAATCTGCTAAGACTTTAAGAGCGTGACCGGCAGCTTTTACGCTTTTATAGACTTTTGAGATTTTCCCATCTTTGTCTATCACAAAAGTCGTGCGAACTATCCCCAAATACTCTTTTCCATAGTTTTTTCTAACTTGCCAAACTCCATAAGCCTTAGCCACTTCTTTATCTGGATCGCTTAAAAGTATGTGTTTAAGACTCTGTTTTTGTATGAAATTTGAGTGTGATTTGACGCTATCAGGGCTTATGCCTACAATCACGCAATCATTAGCGATAAACTCATCATAATTAGCGCTAAATTCACACGCCTCAGTCGTGCAACCTGGGGTATTATCCTTTGGATAAAAATACAAAATCACATTTTTACCCTTAAAATCTTTAAGCGAAATTTTAACCCCATCGGCATTTTCTAGCTCAAATTCAGGCGCCTTATCACCGGCTTTTAAGGTAACTTTACGCTCTAAATCCTCTTGAGTGAAATTTGGATTTTTAGCCTCCATTATTTGCCCTCCTTTATAGCTTGGACTGATTTGGCTCCAAAATACGTCGCATCACTTCTAATCTCATCAAAATTTATAACCACACGCTCAGGCTTTTTGCCTAGATCATTTACCATAATATCAGTGATTTTCACAGCGATTTCATCGAGTTTTTGGCGACTTGGCATAGGGTCAGCTAGTTTGATATTTATAATTGGCATATCTTTCCTTTGTGAATAAAATTTGGCAAATTATATCTAAATTTAAATTATGGATTTATTTATAATTAATTTAATCTTTGTGCTATTCTTTTTATCACATTTACACAAACCGAATTTCCTGATTGCTTATACAGATGACTATCGGCTATATTTGGCAGATTAAATTCCTTTGGAAAACCTTGTAAGTTAAAGCACTCTTTAGGTGTTAATTTCCAAATTTACTTAAAATCAACGGGACATTAATCCCCCTAGAAGTTTAATTGAGTTATTTAGGTCTTTCCAAATAAAATAAAGCCTACAAACTTCTACAAATCTAGCTTCATCAATTTTTACAAAATCTACTTTAGCCATATTTTTAATAAAGCGTTGTATTATAATAAATTAGCCTAAAAAATTTATCATATAAGTTCATCTGACTTGAAAGAAAAAATCAAAATTCAAAAGATATTAATTAAATTTAGATAAAATATTTCCTAAAAATTTTTCACAAAGGGGCTACAATGGCACTACCAGAAGCAGAGCATATATGGTTTGATGGTAAATTAATAGCTTGGAAAGACGCGACCGTTCACGTTTTGTCACACTCACTACACTACGGAAATGCCGTATTTGAAGGCGTAAGGGCGTATCAAACTCCAAAAGGTTTGGCTATCTTTAAACTCGCCGAACATACAAAAAGACTTTTTGAGTCTGCAAAGGCTTGTGGGATAAAAATACCTTTTACGCAAGAAGAGATAAATAAAGCCCACGTAGAACTTCTAAAAAGCAACACCTACACCGATAATGTCTATATCCGCCCACTTGTATTTTTAGGGTATGGTAAAATGGGCGTTAGTCATATCGGATGCCCTGTAAATGTCGCTATAGCAGCGTGGCAATGGGGTGCTTATATGGGCGAAGATGCACTTGAAAAAGGTATCAAAGTCAAAATCTCATCTTGGATGAAGCCAGCTCCATTTTCTATGATGGCAAAAGCAAAAGCAAGCGCAAATTACTTCAACTCTCAAATGGCAAATTTCGAAGCTTTAGAGGCTGGTTGCGATGAAGCTTTACTTCTTGATCCGCAAGGATTTATCGCTGAGGGCAGTGGCGAATGCTTCTTTATAGTAAGAGATGGCGTTATAATCACTCCACCAAACGATACAAGCTTAGAGAGCATCACTCAAAAAACAGTCATAGCCATAGCAAAAGACCTAGGATACGAAGTCGTGCGTAACCGTATCACTAGAGATGAAGCCTACAATGCAGATGAAGCATTCTTTACAGGAACAGCAGCAGAAGTCACTCCGATAAGCAATATAGATAGCAGAATCATCGGTAGTGGCAAAAGAGGCGAAGTAGCCACAAGATTACAACAAGCGTATTTTGACGTTGTAATGGGTAAAAATCCAAAATATGAGCATTTCTTAACATATGCAAAATAAATTTAAAAAGGAAACGATTTGCCAGCAGATTTAAATGATTATTTTAATAAAAAAAACGGAAACGGTGGCGGAGGCGATAATAAGCCAAATTTTAACTTTAAAAAACCAAATATTCCAAATTTAAGCGGTGGTTTAGGTAAATTTAGTGGCGTTATATATGCTTTGATCGCTATTATTGTGATTTTGGTAGTTGCAAAGCCATTTGTCGTCATCAACTCAGGTGAAGTCGGTATCAAATCCACAGCAGGTAAGTTTGATCCAAGCCCACTTCAACCAGGCTTTCACTTTTTTGTGCCTTTCATACAAGAAGTTAGGATCGTCGATACTAAAGTTCGTATCATAAACTATACTTCAAGCGAAGGCAGAAATGAAGCAAATTATCGTGGTAGCGGTATCGAGACTAAAGATACAATTTCAGTTCTTGATTCAAGGGGGCTTCCTGTTAGTATGGATATAACAGTCCAGTACAGACTAAATCCCTTAAACGCACCTCAAACTATCGCTGCGTGGGGCTTTAGCTGGGAGAGTAAGATCATAGATCCAGTCGTTAGAAATGTCGTTAGAAACGTGACAGGTAAATACACTGCAGAAGAGCTTCCAGAGCGTCGTAACGAT
The sequence above is a segment of the Campylobacter hyointestinalis subsp. lawsonii genome. Coding sequences within it:
- the bcp gene encoding thioredoxin-dependent thiol peroxidase; the encoded protein is MEAKNPNFTQEDLERKVTLKAGDKAPEFELENADGVKISLKDFKGKNVILYFYPKDNTPGCTTEACEFSANYDEFIANDCVIVGISPDSVKSHSNFIQKQSLKHILLSDPDKEVAKAYGVWQVRKNYGKEYLGIVRTTFVIDKDGKISKVYKSVKAAGHALKVLADLVK
- a CDS encoding tautomerase family protein, with the protein product MPIINIKLADPMPSRQKLDEIAVKITDIMVNDLGKKPERVVINFDEIRSDATYFGAKSVQAIKEGK
- a CDS encoding DNA cytosine methyltransferase, whose amino-acid sequence is MWKLTPKECFNLQGFPKEFNLPNIADSHLYKQSGNSVCVNVIKRIAQRLN
- a CDS encoding branched-chain amino acid transaminase, whose amino-acid sequence is MALPEAEHIWFDGKLIAWKDATVHVLSHSLHYGNAVFEGVRAYQTPKGLAIFKLAEHTKRLFESAKACGIKIPFTQEEINKAHVELLKSNTYTDNVYIRPLVFLGYGKMGVSHIGCPVNVAIAAWQWGAYMGEDALEKGIKVKISSWMKPAPFSMMAKAKASANYFNSQMANFEALEAGCDEALLLDPQGFIAEGSGECFFIVRDGVIITPPNDTSLESITQKTVIAIAKDLGYEVVRNRITRDEAYNADEAFFTGTAAEVTPISNIDSRIIGSGKRGEVATRLQQAYFDVVMGKNPKYEHFLTYAK
- a CDS encoding prohibitin family protein, producing MPADLNDYFNKKNGNGGGGDNKPNFNFKKPNIPNLSGGLGKFSGVIYALIAIIVILVVAKPFVVINSGEVGIKSTAGKFDPSPLQPGFHFFVPFIQEVRIVDTKVRIINYTSSEGRNEANYRGSGIETKDTISVLDSRGLPVSMDITVQYRLNPLNAPQTIAAWGFSWESKIIDPVVRNVVRNVTGKYTAEELPERRNDIAVAIDNGIRTDIDSQQNKPVELLSVQLREIILPPKVKEQIERVQIAKQEAERTKYEVERANQEALKKAALAKGNAEAVKIEAQGKADAVKIEANAQAYANKEIANSLNSNLLQLKQIQTQKEFNEALKVNSDAKIFLTPGGAVPNIWVDTKDKPKQSMIEQK